A window from Fervidicoccaceae archaeon encodes these proteins:
- a CDS encoding M20 family metallopeptidase — MNIDTRPLSIAKELSEEIIRWRRDFHMYPELGYEERRTSQIVAQKLRDWGYDVKTNVGETGIIATMRGSGEGAIALRADMDALPIEEVEGREYRSRIPGKMHACGHDAHTAMLLGSARILSSLKQELRSTIRLIFQPAEEGGNGALKMIEGGALEDPEVDVIFGIHVWSDLASGKIGIRDGPLLASTGDFRITVRGKGGHGAHPDQTVDPIVASAAVILALQSIVSRNIDPFDSAVITVGAVEGGRAFNVIPESVLMRGTYRALTVETREKLKKRIRETAEKVSEAFGATAHVELMDVTPPTINEPRASSVARKVAAALFGEESVVIPRPSMGGEDFSFYLEKVPGSFILLGTGNPAKGTNVPHHSPSFDVDEEVLYMGSALLASLALNHHLLWRSKE; from the coding sequence ATGAACATAGATACGAGACCCCTTTCCATTGCTAAGGAGCTCAGCGAAGAAATAATCAGATGGAGAAGGGACTTCCACATGTATCCCGAGCTCGGCTATGAGGAAAGAAGAACATCCCAGATTGTAGCACAGAAGCTGAGGGATTGGGGATATGATGTGAAGACAAATGTTGGCGAGACTGGAATAATAGCAACTATGAGAGGAAGCGGGGAAGGAGCTATCGCTCTCAGAGCAGACATGGATGCTTTACCTATAGAGGAAGTTGAGGGAAGAGAATACAGATCTAGAATACCTGGAAAGATGCATGCTTGCGGACACGATGCCCACACAGCAATGCTTCTTGGGTCAGCCAGAATTCTCTCCTCCCTAAAGCAAGAGCTGAGGAGCACAATAAGGCTGATATTCCAGCCTGCTGAGGAGGGAGGAAATGGAGCCCTGAAGATGATCGAGGGAGGAGCACTTGAAGATCCCGAGGTTGATGTAATATTCGGGATCCATGTTTGGAGCGATCTTGCCTCCGGAAAAATAGGCATAAGGGATGGCCCGCTCCTTGCATCTACTGGAGACTTCAGAATCACTGTGAGGGGAAAAGGAGGCCATGGAGCTCATCCCGATCAAACAGTTGATCCAATAGTAGCTTCAGCAGCAGTAATTCTGGCCCTCCAGAGCATTGTCAGCAGGAATATAGATCCCTTCGATTCAGCAGTAATAACAGTGGGAGCTGTTGAGGGGGGAAGGGCATTCAATGTAATACCAGAAAGTGTGCTTATGAGAGGAACATACAGAGCTTTAACAGTGGAGACAAGAGAAAAATTAAAGAAAAGGATAAGGGAAACAGCGGAAAAAGTCTCTGAAGCTTTTGGAGCCACAGCCCATGTGGAGCTGATGGATGTTACGCCACCAACAATCAATGAGCCTAGAGCTTCGTCAGTAGCTAGAAAGGTTGCAGCAGCACTTTTCGGAGAGGAAAGCGTTGTAATTCCGAGGCCAAGCATGGGTGGAGAGGACTTTTCATTTTACCTAGAAAAAGTTCCCGGAAGCTTCATACTTCTTGGTACTGGAAATCCAGCAAAGGG